Proteins found in one Amycolatopsis umgeniensis genomic segment:
- a CDS encoding serine hydrolase domain-containing protein: MTVRKGVVVLTVAGLLGSAWTTAADAAPAKGSELQQGLDSLVRQEKFPAALASVTGRGRTTSLVAGSSRIDRQVPVPRDGSVRAGSNTKTFTAVAVLQLVAEGKVELDAPIEKYLPGIVRGEGIDGTEITIRHLLQHTSGLPNYTEYLGLQDFEKVQHRYFPNHELLAAALSHPAKFAPGTKWEYSNTGYLLAGMVIEKVTGRPIQEQITERVIKKAGLKHTYWPQVGDQTIQGRHPQGYAIGNAATGKVIDATELDPSWGGAAGQLISTPSDLARFFRVLLEGKLLPAAQLAEMRKTVDAPLFPGTKYGLGLMSNPLSCGGVYWGHGGDIHGFETRGGATEDGRTVGLAVTAMPGTFGDAEKGSKAVMATVDSAFCR, encoded by the coding sequence ATGACGGTACGCAAGGGTGTCGTGGTCCTGACGGTGGCGGGGCTGTTGGGCTCCGCATGGACCACGGCGGCGGACGCGGCCCCCGCCAAGGGGTCTGAGCTGCAGCAAGGCCTCGATTCATTGGTACGTCAGGAGAAGTTCCCGGCCGCTCTGGCCTCTGTGACCGGCAGAGGGCGCACGACGTCGCTGGTGGCGGGGTCCTCGCGGATCGACCGCCAGGTCCCGGTCCCCCGCGACGGCAGCGTCCGGGCGGGCAGCAACACCAAGACGTTCACCGCGGTCGCGGTCCTGCAGCTGGTCGCCGAGGGCAAGGTGGAACTGGATGCCCCGATCGAGAAGTACCTTCCCGGGATCGTGCGGGGGGAGGGCATCGACGGCACCGAGATCACCATCCGGCACCTGTTGCAGCACACCAGCGGACTGCCGAACTACACCGAGTATCTCGGCCTCCAGGACTTCGAAAAGGTGCAGCACCGGTACTTCCCGAACCACGAACTGCTCGCCGCGGCCTTGAGCCATCCGGCGAAGTTCGCGCCCGGCACCAAATGGGAGTACAGCAACACCGGCTACCTGCTGGCGGGCATGGTCATCGAGAAGGTGACCGGACGCCCGATCCAGGAACAGATCACCGAACGTGTGATCAAGAAGGCGGGACTGAAGCACACCTACTGGCCGCAGGTCGGCGACCAGACCATCCAGGGACGGCACCCGCAGGGTTACGCCATCGGCAACGCCGCCACCGGCAAGGTGATCGACGCGACCGAGCTGGACCCGTCCTGGGGTGGCGCCGCCGGTCAACTGATCTCGACGCCGAGCGACCTGGCGCGGTTCTTCCGCGTCCTGCTCGAAGGAAAGCTGCTGCCCGCCGCGCAGCTGGCCGAGATGCGCAAGACGGTCGACGCGCCGCTGTTCCCGGGGACGAAATACGGCCTGGGCCTGATGAGCAACCCGCTCAGCTGCGGTGGGGTGTACTGGGGGCACGGCGGGGATATCCACGGCTTCGAAACCCGTGGCGGGGCAACGGAAGACGGCCGTACGGTCGGCCTCGCGGTGACCGCCATGCCAGGGACTTTCGGAGACGCCGAGAAGGGCTCCAAGGCGGTGATGGCCACTGTGGACAGTGCTTTTTGCCGGTGA
- a CDS encoding PE-PPE domain-containing protein: protein MNVKKFRGVLAVAALATGLVGAMAPAAQAETAEQARYYILVGGTCDGAATVYNDAWLRGGIRKVVHYPAGAAGLPNCDQTPMDQSVARGHEEARRVVQSSFDENPGAEFTVVGYSQGALVANLVLNDIADGKLAVDKSRFSAKIFADPMQPVGPPGRGISAVLPPGAGAPSPFGGYVSFGPGRTDFGGIPFIRYCIETDGVCHFDTFEAPGGYFAQHLCYQWARPTDHRSIMEDTIADGVYTNGSHALPRQNCRPPHPAP from the coding sequence ATGAACGTGAAGAAATTCAGGGGGGTCCTGGCGGTGGCCGCGCTGGCCACCGGGCTGGTCGGCGCCATGGCGCCGGCGGCCCAGGCCGAGACGGCCGAGCAGGCGCGCTACTACATCCTCGTCGGCGGCACCTGCGACGGGGCCGCGACCGTGTACAACGACGCCTGGTTGCGAGGCGGGATCCGGAAGGTGGTCCACTACCCGGCGGGGGCCGCCGGACTGCCCAACTGCGACCAGACACCGATGGACCAGAGCGTCGCGCGCGGGCACGAAGAAGCCCGTCGTGTCGTCCAGAGCTCCTTCGACGAGAACCCCGGCGCGGAATTCACCGTCGTGGGCTACTCGCAGGGCGCGCTGGTCGCGAACCTGGTGCTGAACGACATCGCCGACGGGAAACTCGCCGTCGACAAGTCGCGGTTCAGCGCGAAGATCTTCGCCGATCCGATGCAGCCTGTCGGTCCGCCGGGACGCGGGATCAGCGCGGTGCTCCCGCCGGGCGCCGGGGCGCCGTCGCCGTTCGGCGGCTACGTGTCCTTCGGGCCCGGCCGCACCGATTTCGGTGGCATCCCGTTCATCCGCTACTGCATCGAAACCGACGGTGTCTGCCACTTCGACACCTTCGAAGCGCCTGGCGGGTATTTCGCCCAGCACCTTTGTTACCAGTGGGCCCGTCCCACCGATCACCGCTCGATCATGGAGGACACGATCGCGGACGGCGTGTACACCAACGGTTCGCACGCGCTGCCGCGGCAGAACTGCCGTCCGCCGCATCCCGCGCCGTGA
- a CDS encoding VOC family protein, whose protein sequence is MKAFYVQVLGFEVVMDHGWIVTLADPERPEVQLSLMTHDETAPVVPAASIEVEDVDAAYAAAKASGAEIVHELTDEPWGVRRFFVRDPGGHVVNVLSHR, encoded by the coding sequence GTGAAAGCCTTCTACGTGCAGGTGCTCGGCTTCGAAGTGGTGATGGACCACGGCTGGATCGTGACCCTGGCGGATCCGGAACGGCCGGAGGTCCAGCTGAGCCTCATGACCCATGACGAAACAGCGCCCGTCGTCCCGGCCGCCTCGATCGAGGTCGAAGACGTCGACGCGGCCTACGCGGCGGCCAAGGCCTCCGGCGCGGAGATCGTGCACGAACTGACCGACGAGCCGTGGGGCGTCCGGCGGTTCTTCGTCCGCGATCCCGGTGGCCACGTGGTCAACGTGCTGTCCCATCGCTGA
- a CDS encoding MFS transporter: protein MGGRSLGRRFGWLWAAYAASAFGTRFAFDAFSLIAIVALGAGATEVSLLAAAGLVVGAVVALPLGPWVEFRRKRPVMIAMDLVRCAALLTVPVAYAFGLLGFGQLLAVSVIVAAADITFLAASGAFLKTLLPKEDLLVANARFESTTWTATVLGPPLGGFAVGLFGPVITIAADAVSYLLSAVGIRAVGGSEPPPARPDGPRLSGRDLWEGWRFILTHPLLRPLFVNTIVVNGLIMATAPLLAVLMLGQLGFAPWEYAVAFAVPCLGGLIGSRLSRSVVARYGRDRVLFVAGWLRVCWPVGLVFVHPGVSGLVLVIVVELCLITCIGVFNPVLATSRLEQVPLDRAARTLSAWSIAGKLTTAGLTATWGLLAAFTGPRAAVGIAGALMLATPLLLPRKRRTPVPGSTHVDQESGHRPRNPVDGPGESLLRAGARLRSGDGPRLDRDPGGSGTAGGPAEPHDP, encoded by the coding sequence ATGGGTGGGCGGTCGCTGGGGCGACGATTCGGCTGGCTTTGGGCGGCGTACGCGGCGAGCGCTTTCGGCACGAGGTTCGCGTTCGACGCGTTCAGCCTCATCGCCATCGTGGCGCTGGGTGCGGGCGCCACCGAGGTCTCGCTGCTGGCGGCCGCGGGGCTCGTCGTGGGCGCCGTGGTCGCGCTGCCGCTCGGCCCCTGGGTCGAGTTCCGCCGCAAACGGCCGGTGATGATCGCGATGGACCTGGTCCGCTGCGCGGCGCTGCTGACCGTTCCGGTGGCCTACGCGTTCGGGCTGCTCGGCTTCGGACAGCTGCTCGCCGTGTCGGTGATCGTCGCCGCGGCGGACATCACGTTCCTCGCCGCCAGTGGCGCCTTCCTGAAAACGCTGCTGCCGAAGGAAGACCTGCTCGTCGCGAACGCGCGGTTCGAATCGACCACGTGGACGGCGACGGTGCTCGGCCCGCCGCTCGGCGGTTTCGCCGTCGGCCTGTTCGGGCCGGTGATCACGATCGCCGCCGACGCGGTCAGCTATCTGCTCTCGGCGGTGGGGATCCGCGCGGTCGGCGGCTCGGAGCCACCACCCGCGAGGCCGGACGGCCCCCGGCTGAGCGGCCGCGACCTGTGGGAAGGCTGGCGGTTCATCCTCACCCATCCGCTGCTGCGGCCCTTGTTCGTCAACACGATCGTGGTCAACGGCCTGATCATGGCGACCGCGCCGCTGCTCGCCGTCCTCATGCTCGGTCAGCTCGGTTTCGCCCCGTGGGAGTACGCGGTGGCCTTCGCCGTGCCCTGTCTCGGCGGGCTGATCGGGTCGAGGCTTTCCCGGAGCGTGGTCGCCCGGTACGGCCGTGACCGGGTCCTCTTCGTCGCGGGGTGGCTGCGCGTCTGCTGGCCCGTCGGGCTGGTCTTCGTCCATCCCGGTGTTTCGGGGCTGGTCCTGGTCATCGTCGTCGAACTCTGCCTGATCACCTGCATCGGCGTGTTCAACCCGGTGCTGGCCACCAGCAGGCTCGAACAGGTACCCCTCGACCGCGCGGCGCGCACCCTTTCGGCCTGGTCGATCGCGGGCAAGCTCACCACCGCGGGCTTGACCGCGACATGGGGCCTGCTCGCCGCGTTCACCGGCCCGCGTGCCGCTGTCGGCATCGCCGGGGCGCTCATGCTGGCGACGCCGCTCCTGCTCCCCCGAAAGCGTCGGACCCCTGTGCCAGGATCGACACATGTCGATCAAGAGAGTGGTCACCGACCTCGAAACCCAGTCGATGGACCGGGTGAAAGCCTTCTACGTGCAGGTGCTCGGCTTCGAAGTGGTGATGGACCACGGCTGGATCGTGACCCTGGCGGATCCGGAACGGCCGGAGGTCCAGCTGAGCCTCATGACCCATGA
- a CDS encoding 2-oxo acid dehydrogenase subunit E2 translates to MPDFLLPDLGEGLTEASIVNWLVAEGDTVGVDQPVVEVETAKAAVEVPVPFAGVVTRLHGEPGQSLPVGAPLLTIGPAFTEPGVTTASEGSGNVLIGYGTTTTTRRRRTRATVVELPPKAPGVISPFVRKMAADNKIDLTKLTGSGPGGIIRRADVEAALTVPEQRDGETRIALTGVRKAVADKLTTSRRQIPEATVWVDVDATELLAARKSLNASAPDRPVSLLGLVARFAVAGLRKHPELNSRVEGDEIVQLRDINLGFAAQTDRGLVVPVVRDAGSLSTRELSAAIGERTTQAREGKLGPAGLTGGTFTVNNYGVFGVDGSAAIINHPEAAILGIGRIIDRAWVVDGALVARKICELTLAFDHRVCDGGTAGGFLRFVADCVESPVTALGDL, encoded by the coding sequence GTGCCTGACTTCCTGCTCCCGGACCTCGGCGAGGGACTGACCGAGGCGTCGATCGTGAACTGGCTCGTCGCGGAGGGCGACACCGTCGGCGTCGACCAGCCGGTCGTCGAAGTGGAGACCGCGAAGGCCGCCGTCGAGGTACCGGTGCCGTTCGCCGGTGTCGTCACGCGTCTCCATGGCGAGCCCGGCCAGTCGCTGCCGGTCGGCGCTCCCCTGCTCACCATCGGCCCCGCGTTCACCGAACCCGGCGTGACGACGGCGAGCGAAGGCAGCGGCAACGTCCTGATCGGCTACGGCACGACCACCACGACGCGGCGTCGCCGGACGCGCGCCACCGTCGTCGAGCTGCCGCCCAAAGCACCGGGCGTGATCTCGCCGTTCGTCCGGAAAATGGCCGCTGACAACAAGATCGACCTGACGAAACTGACCGGCAGCGGCCCGGGCGGCATCATCCGGCGAGCCGACGTCGAAGCGGCGCTCACCGTCCCCGAGCAGAGGGACGGCGAGACGCGGATCGCGCTCACCGGGGTCCGCAAGGCTGTCGCCGACAAGCTGACGACCTCGCGACGCCAGATTCCCGAGGCGACGGTCTGGGTCGACGTCGACGCGACCGAACTCCTCGCCGCGCGGAAGTCGCTCAACGCCTCGGCACCGGACCGCCCGGTGAGCCTCCTCGGCCTCGTGGCCCGGTTCGCCGTGGCGGGACTGCGGAAGCACCCCGAGCTGAACTCGCGTGTCGAAGGCGACGAAATCGTCCAGCTGCGGGACATCAACCTCGGTTTCGCCGCGCAGACGGACCGCGGTCTCGTGGTGCCGGTCGTCCGCGACGCGGGATCACTGTCCACAAGGGAGCTTTCGGCGGCGATCGGCGAGCGGACGACCCAGGCCCGCGAAGGAAAACTCGGCCCGGCCGGCCTCACCGGCGGAACCTTCACGGTGAACAACTACGGCGTGTTCGGGGTGGACGGCTCCGCCGCGATCATCAACCATCCGGAGGCGGCCATCCTCGGGATCGGCCGGATCATCGACCGCGCCTGGGTCGTCGACGGCGCGTTGGTTGCGCGGAAGATCTGCGAGCTGACCTTGGCGTTCGACCATCGGGTGTGCGACGGCGGGACCGCAGGCGGGTTCCTGCGCTTCGTCGCCGACTGCGTCGAGTCGCCGGTCACCGCGCTCGGGGACCTCTGA
- a CDS encoding alpha-ketoacid dehydrogenase subunit beta — translation MTEISMAQALNAALRDAVKDDDRVLIFGEDVGPLGGVFRVTDGITADFGEERCFDTPLAESGIVGFAVGMAMGGFRPVVEMQFDAFAYPAFEQITSHVAKLRNRTRGALSLPMVIRIPYAGGIGGVEHHCDSSEAYYTHTPGLRVVTPGTPQDAYDLLRDSIDSPDPVIFLEPKCRYWSKETVSFTRDGAAMDRAVVRREGKDVTLIAYGPMVATAMETAEAAKAEGWDVEVVDLRSLSPFDDETVTASVRRTGRAVVVHEAAGFGGYGAEVVARVTEQCFHQLHAPVLRVTGLDIPYPPPKLERHQLPDVDRILDTVARLQWNDEPAVAGA, via the coding sequence ATGACCGAGATCTCGATGGCACAGGCGCTCAACGCCGCTTTGCGTGACGCGGTCAAGGACGACGATCGCGTGCTGATCTTCGGCGAGGACGTCGGCCCGCTCGGCGGTGTCTTCCGGGTGACCGACGGCATCACCGCCGACTTCGGCGAGGAACGCTGTTTCGACACACCGCTCGCGGAGTCCGGCATCGTCGGCTTCGCGGTCGGGATGGCGATGGGCGGCTTCCGCCCGGTGGTCGAAATGCAGTTCGACGCCTTCGCGTACCCCGCATTCGAGCAGATCACCTCGCACGTCGCGAAACTGCGGAACCGCACCCGCGGCGCGCTGTCGCTGCCCATGGTCATCCGGATCCCCTACGCGGGCGGGATCGGCGGCGTCGAGCACCACTGCGACTCGAGCGAGGCCTACTACACCCACACTCCCGGCCTGCGCGTCGTCACGCCGGGCACGCCCCAGGACGCCTACGACCTCTTGCGCGACTCGATCGACTCACCGGATCCGGTGATCTTCCTCGAGCCCAAATGCCGCTACTGGTCGAAGGAAACCGTGTCCTTCACCCGCGACGGCGCGGCCATGGACCGCGCGGTCGTACGCCGCGAGGGCAAGGACGTCACGCTGATCGCGTACGGCCCGATGGTCGCCACCGCGATGGAGACGGCGGAAGCCGCGAAGGCCGAGGGCTGGGACGTCGAGGTGGTCGACCTCCGGTCGCTGAGCCCGTTCGACGACGAGACCGTCACCGCTTCGGTGCGCCGCACCGGTCGCGCGGTCGTCGTCCACGAGGCCGCCGGGTTCGGCGGCTACGGCGCGGAGGTGGTCGCCAGGGTCACTGAACAGTGCTTCCACCAGCTGCACGCGCCCGTCCTGCGGGTCACCGGACTGGACATCCCTTACCCGCCACCGAAACTGGAACGCCACCAGCTTCCGGACGTCGACCGGATCCTGGACACCGTCGCCCGGCTCCAGTGGAACGACGAACCGGCGGTTGCCGGTGCCTGA
- the pdhA gene encoding pyruvate dehydrogenase (acetyl-transferring) E1 component subunit alpha, with amino-acid sequence MSRETLAAALLPSPVPVRFLAEDGTRVDEHGAYTEPPSERLVEAYRLMVLGRRFDIQATALTKQGRLAVYPSSAGQEACQVASALALTEADWLFPTYRDSVALVARGLEPGEILTLLRGDAHCGYDPAETRVAPQCTPLATQTLHAAGLAHAMQRRGEEAVAFALIGDGATSEGDFHEALNFAAVFKAPVVFFVQNNGFAISVPFEKQSAAPALAYKGVGYGVRSEQVDGNDAVAVLSVLDDAVAHARAGRGPVLVEAHTYRIDAHTNADDATRYRDPAEVEKWRAADPVRRLETYLTTENLLSGEDIERFRAEAETFAAGVRDTLNADVEPDPLSLFEHVYAVPTRQLAAQRALVAAELEAVEG; translated from the coding sequence ATGTCGCGGGAGACCCTTGCCGCCGCGTTGCTGCCGTCACCGGTCCCGGTGCGGTTCCTCGCCGAGGACGGCACGCGTGTCGACGAGCACGGCGCCTACACCGAGCCACCGTCCGAGCGGCTCGTCGAGGCTTACCGGCTGATGGTGCTCGGCCGCCGGTTCGACATCCAGGCGACCGCGCTGACGAAGCAAGGCCGCCTCGCGGTCTATCCGTCGAGCGCCGGCCAGGAGGCCTGCCAGGTCGCGAGCGCGCTGGCCCTCACCGAAGCCGACTGGCTCTTCCCCACTTACCGTGACTCGGTCGCGCTGGTCGCCCGCGGCCTCGAGCCGGGCGAGATCCTGACGTTGCTTCGCGGCGACGCGCACTGCGGCTACGACCCCGCCGAGACCCGCGTCGCTCCCCAGTGCACCCCGCTGGCCACCCAGACCCTCCACGCGGCCGGGCTCGCCCACGCGATGCAGCGCCGTGGCGAGGAGGCCGTCGCGTTCGCGCTCATCGGGGACGGCGCCACCAGTGAGGGCGACTTCCACGAGGCACTCAACTTCGCGGCCGTGTTCAAGGCGCCCGTGGTGTTCTTCGTGCAGAACAACGGGTTCGCGATCTCGGTGCCGTTCGAGAAGCAGAGCGCCGCGCCCGCGCTGGCCTACAAGGGTGTCGGCTACGGCGTCCGTTCCGAGCAGGTCGACGGCAACGACGCGGTGGCGGTCCTCTCGGTGCTGGACGACGCCGTCGCGCACGCGCGGGCCGGTCGCGGACCGGTCCTGGTCGAGGCGCACACCTACCGGATCGACGCGCACACCAACGCCGACGACGCGACCCGCTACCGCGATCCGGCCGAAGTCGAGAAGTGGCGCGCGGCGGACCCGGTCCGTCGCCTCGAGACCTACCTGACCACCGAGAACCTGCTGTCCGGCGAAGACATCGAGCGTTTCCGCGCCGAGGCCGAGACTTTCGCGGCCGGGGTGCGCGACACCTTGAACGCGGACGTCGAGCCGGATCCGTTGTCGTTGTTCGAGCACGTGTACGCCGTTCCGACCCGTCAGCTGGCCGCTCAGCGCGCGCTGGTCGCGGCCGAACTGGAAGCCGTGGAGGGCTGA
- a CDS encoding Lrp/AsnC family transcriptional regulator: protein MAHGPDPGRTVLALDDIDRAIVGELSSDGRLAVRALAERLHISRTNAYARLDRLISEGVITGFGARIDPRRAGLGTSAYILITVEQTSWRTMSAELREIPYVEHVSLVGGDFDILLLVRTPDNASLRDVVLERLQALDGVRSTRTWLIFEEQRGAAPRV, encoded by the coding sequence ATGGCTCACGGACCGGATCCGGGACGAACGGTCCTTGCCCTCGACGACATCGACCGCGCGATCGTCGGCGAACTGTCCTCGGACGGCAGGCTCGCCGTCCGCGCGCTGGCGGAACGACTGCACATCTCGCGCACCAACGCCTACGCTCGCCTCGATCGCTTGATATCCGAAGGCGTCATCACCGGTTTCGGCGCCCGGATCGACCCGCGGCGAGCCGGACTCGGGACGAGCGCGTACATCCTGATCACCGTCGAGCAGACGTCGTGGCGCACGATGTCGGCCGAGCTGCGGGAGATCCCGTACGTCGAGCACGTGTCCCTGGTCGGCGGCGACTTCGACATCCTGCTGCTGGTGCGGACGCCGGACAACGCGTCGCTGCGGGATGTCGTCCTGGAACGCCTCCAGGCACTGGACGGAGTGCGGTCTACGCGGACCTGGCTGATCTTCGAGGAGCAGCGGGGTGCCGCTCCTCGCGTTTAG
- a CDS encoding lysyl endopeptidase: MRWTWVRAMVAFVAAAAIVPASQPAAAEARTAPAAAGRSAIYGGGPFYQDGQGVMDTLRSSGFTTVILWSIHVHDNGDLYYNDHLVVSGGKYVGDAGWPARLRTLKQAPTSVNRIEVSVGAWGTPDWEAIDKLITRDGTGSGTMLYRNFLALKNATGADAINNDDEAHYDVDSTVTFARMANAMGYRNFTLAPYTAVSYWQGVKNGLGGLVDRVYLQAYAGGSGNNPATWSQSLGMPVDPGLWSKNGSGCTAGNSPAQVESRMRSWKSSAGIPGGFMWLYDDIKKCSAQGTAAAYARAINTATTS, from the coding sequence ATGAGGTGGACCTGGGTGCGTGCGATGGTGGCCTTCGTGGCCGCCGCGGCGATCGTCCCGGCGAGTCAACCGGCCGCCGCCGAAGCCCGGACGGCGCCCGCCGCGGCCGGCCGGTCCGCGATCTACGGCGGGGGACCGTTCTATCAGGACGGACAGGGCGTCATGGACACCCTTCGCTCCTCAGGGTTCACCACGGTCATCCTGTGGAGCATCCATGTCCACGACAACGGAGATCTGTACTACAACGACCATCTCGTGGTCTCGGGCGGCAAGTACGTCGGCGACGCCGGATGGCCCGCGCGGCTGCGGACGCTGAAGCAGGCACCGACGTCGGTCAACCGCATCGAGGTCTCGGTCGGCGCCTGGGGTACGCCGGATTGGGAAGCCATCGACAAGCTGATCACGCGCGACGGCACCGGCAGCGGGACCATGCTGTACCGCAACTTCCTGGCGCTGAAGAACGCCACCGGCGCCGACGCGATCAACAACGACGACGAAGCGCACTACGACGTCGACTCCACCGTCACCTTCGCCCGCATGGCGAACGCGATGGGCTATCGGAACTTCACTCTCGCGCCGTACACCGCTGTCTCGTACTGGCAGGGCGTGAAGAACGGACTCGGCGGCTTGGTCGATCGCGTCTATCTCCAGGCGTACGCGGGCGGCAGCGGCAACAACCCGGCGACGTGGTCGCAGTCGCTCGGCATGCCGGTGGATCCGGGGCTGTGGAGCAAGAACGGTTCCGGCTGCACCGCGGGGAACTCGCCCGCGCAGGTGGAGAGCCGGATGAGGTCGTGGAAGTCGTCCGCGGGCATCCCCGGAGGCTTCATGTGGCTGTACGACGACATCAAGAAGTGTTCGGCGCAAGGCACGGCCGCCGCCTACGCGAGGGCGATCAACACCGCCACCACGAGCTGA